A window of Oncorhynchus masou masou isolate Uvic2021 unplaced genomic scaffold, UVic_Omas_1.1 unplaced_scaffold_2016, whole genome shotgun sequence contains these coding sequences:
- the LOC135532773 gene encoding uncharacterized protein HI_0756-like, producing MAATQRELEAGVQAATQEDETLRANMAATQRELETGVQAATEEDETLRANMAATQMELEAGVQAAREEAETLRANMAATQRELEAGVQAATQEDETLRANMAATQRELEARVQAATEEAETLRANMAATQRELEAGVQAATQEAETLRANMAATQRELEAGVQAAREEAETLRANMAATQRELETGVQAATEEAETLRANMAATQRELEAGVQAATEEAETLRANMAATQRELEAGVQAAREEAETLRANMAATQRELETGVQAATEEAETLRANMAATQRELEAGV from the coding sequence ATGGCCGCCACCCAGAGGGAGCTGGAGGCCGGGGTCCAGGCAGCCACCCAGGAGGATGAGACCCTGAGAGCCAACATGGCCGCCACCCAGAGGGAGCTGGAGACCGGGGTCCAGGCAGCCACAGAGGAGGATGAGACCCTGAGAGCCAACATGGCCGCCACCCAGATGGAGCTGGAGGCCGGGGTCCAGGCAGccagagaggaggctgagacCCTGAGAGCCAACATGGCCGCCACCCAGAGGGAGCTGGAGGCCGGGGTCCAGGCAGCCACCCAGGAGGATGAGACCCTGAGAGCCAACATGGCCGCCACCCAGAGGGAGCTGGAGGCCAGGGTCCAGGCAGCCACAGAGGAGGCTGAGACCCTGAGAGCCAACATGGCCGCCACCCAGAGGGAGCTGGAGGCCGGGGTCCAGGCAGCCACCCAGGAGGCTGAGACCCTGAGAGCCAACATGGCCGCCACCCAGAGGGAGCTGGAGGCCGGGGTCCAGGCAGccagagaggaggctgagacCCTGAGAGCCAACATGGCCGCCACCCAGAGGGAGCTGGAGACCGGGGTCCAGGCAGCCACAGAGGAGGCTGAGACCCTGAGAGCCAACATGGCCGCCACCCAGAGGGAGCTGGAGGCCGGGGTCCAGGCAGCCACCGAGGAGGCTGAGACCCTGAGAGCCAACATGGCCGCCACCCAGAGGGAGCTGGAGGCCGGGGTCCAGGCAGccagagaggaggctgagacCCTGAGAGCCAACATGGCCGCCACCCAGAGGGAGCTGGAGACCGGGGTCCAGGCAGCCACAGAGGAGGCTGAGACCCTGAGAGCCAACATGGCCGCCACCCAGAGGGAGCTGGAGGCCGGTGTCTAG